Part of the Leclercia sp. AS011 genome is shown below.
GCTGCGCCTGGGCCAGCTGGCGCTGGGCATCCAGCACGTCGATAAAGGTGGCGATCCCCTGGCGATAGCTGCTGCTCGCCAGGTCGAAGGCGTTTTGCAGCGCATCGATGGTTTTGCTTAATCCCGCCTCCCGCTTCTGGTCGGTGCGGTAGCTGACCAGCGCGTTCTCCACATCGCCCAGCGCGGTAAGCACCGTCTGACGATAGGCCAGCACCGCGGCACCCTGCTGCGCGCGGGCGACCTTCACGCTGGAGACCAGCCGTCCGCCCTGGAAGATGGGGATGGAGACCTGCGGCCCGACGCTGTAGAAGTGGCTGCTCCAGTCGGTGAGCCAGCTGGCTTCGCTGTTACGCAGGCCAAACTGTCCGCTGAGCGAGACGCTGGGGAAGAGCTGCGCCACCGACACGCCGATCTGCGCCGTGGCCGCATGCAGATTCGCCTCGGCCTCACGCACGTCCGGACGTCGCCGCGCCAGGGTGGAGGGGATCCCGGTGGGGACGATTTCCGGCAGCGCGGGCAGCGGCTTGCTGGTCTGCAGCTCGGCGTCCAGCGCGCCCGGCGGTTTGCCGAGCAGGATCGCCAGGCCGTTCATCGCCTGCCGCGCCTGGGCTTCATACTGCGGAAGCTGCGCCTCCAGGTTGCCGAGCTGGGCGCGGGCGTTCTCCACGTCCATTTGCGGCGACAGCCCGCCGCGCTGGCGACTGTCGGTCAGCTCCAGGGTCTGCTGCGCGCTCTCGATCTGGGTGTTAAGGGTGGCGATGCTGCTCTGGGCCCCGCGCAGCTGGAGCCAGCCGCGGGCGACTTCGGCCTCCAGCGACACCAGGGCGTCGTTACGCTGCTCGATGGCCGCCTGCTGTTGGGCATCGGCGGCCTCCACCTGACGGCGCACCTTGCCCCACAGATCCAGCTCCCACTGGGCGTCGAAGCTGCCCTGATAGAGGTTAATCGGCTGGGTTAAGGGCCCCAGCGCGCCGCGTAATTCAGGATCGACATCATCCAGCTGGTCGTACACCCCGTGGGATTTCAGCTCCCCCTCCAGCCCCAGCTGCTGCCGGGTAGCCTGCAGGTTGCCGTTCACCGCCGGGAAGAAGGCCCCACCCGCCTGGTTGATCTGCTCCCGCGCCCCGGCGATACGCAGCACGGTTTGCTGTAGCGACAGGTTGCCGGCAATGGCGCGTTCAATCAGGCTGTCCAGCTGCGGATCGCCGAAGGTTTTCCACCAGCGTGGGTTGATGGCGGTAGACGCGGTTTGCGATTTCGCACTGCCGTCGCCCGGGTCGTTCCAGTGGCTCGGGGTTTGCGGTACGGGCTGCTGGTAGTCGGGCCCCACGGCGCAGCCTGCCAGCAACAGCATTAACATCAGGGGGCTTAAACGTCTGCAAATCATCAGTGTGCTCCTGCTCTCCCCTCGCTCTTAACCGGCGAGAGCAACAAACAAAACGGAATCAATAAGAGGGCCACCACGCTCAGAATGGTGAAGACGTCGATGTAGGCCAGGAATCGCGACTGTTCGATCATCACCTGGTACATGCGTCCGGTGGCGATACCGGCGGGGTCGCCCACCTGGGTGGTAAAGTTCTGCACCGCCTGCGCCATCTCGCGGAGGGTGTGCTGGAACGGCTCATCGAACGCCGAGGTGTGCGAGGCCAGATGGGCACTGTGGGCCTGCGAGCGCTCGGTAATGGCCGCCGTCGAGAGCGAAATGCCGATCGACCCCGCCACGTTGCGGAACATGGTAAACAGCGCCGCGGCGTCGGCGTTCAGCTGCCGGGGGATCGAGATAAAGGCGATGGTGGTGAGGGGCACAAACAGGAACCCCAGCCCAATCGACTGGGCGCTGCGGAACAGCACCAGGGTCTCGAAATCGATATCCGGGGTGAGCGTGCGCGACCAGAAGAACGACACCGCCAGGCAGGTAAAGCCGAAGGCGATGATCCAGCGCGTCTGCACGATGGGCATCAGCTTCAGC
Proteins encoded:
- a CDS encoding efflux transporter outer membrane subunit → MICRRLSPLMLMLLLAGCAVGPDYQQPVPQTPSHWNDPGDGSAKSQTASTAINPRWWKTFGDPQLDSLIERAIAGNLSLQQTVLRIAGAREQINQAGGAFFPAVNGNLQATRQQLGLEGELKSHGVYDQLDDVDPELRGALGPLTQPINLYQGSFDAQWELDLWGKVRRQVEAADAQQQAAIEQRNDALVSLEAEVARGWLQLRGAQSSIATLNTQIESAQQTLELTDSRQRGGLSPQMDVENARAQLGNLEAQLPQYEAQARQAMNGLAILLGKPPGALDAELQTSKPLPALPEIVPTGIPSTLARRRPDVREAEANLHAATAQIGVSVAQLFPSVSLSGQFGLRNSEASWLTDWSSHFYSVGPQVSIPIFQGGRLVSSVKVARAQQGAAVLAYRQTVLTALGDVENALVSYRTDQKREAGLSKTIDALQNAFDLASSSYRQGIATFIDVLDAQRQLAQAQQQRDQARVQSALDLVALYKALGGGWEPYQQVQLPDYAVFGDAPRG